CATCCTgttgtacaaaaaaaagaaaagattaagaaagaggaataaaaactcAACTTTACTCACAGTCTGATGCAAAGTTTCAACAGTAGAAGTAGACAACTGACTCACCTGCAGCTTCCGTGCCATTCCCACAACATCGTGGTCTGGTGGGTTGTACTTGTAGCAGTTTGAAAACATGAGTCTGACATCACTCGCAAACTGCTGAGCATCCCTGTATTCACGACAGTCCATCTTCCTCTGATGAGagttagaaaatattaaagttcAGTGCAACAGTTCTTCAACAGATCATATAGGATATACTGTAAACAATAGCACAGCAGAATCAATATTGATTGTCCATTAACCTGTTCAGGAATTAAAAGTACATGAGAAGTCACCTTGATGGTGCCGAGGTCCATGGGACACTTGATGATATCATGATAGTCATGAAGTCCCAGTGCAGCTGCATCCACAGGTGTGTAGAAAGGCCAGGCATATGCAGCATGTTTCTTCGACAGCATGTCCTTCAGCAGCCCACTGCAGTATCTCAGCTGAGGGCTCAGTTTGCCCTTCCTCGAGGGCTGAGCCTGAACAGAATCAGGCAAGTCCTTCTTGGGAGGTTTGATGGGGCGTCCGCTTCCCACTCTTCGTCCAGTGCTGGCTGTCATGGGCTGAAGAAGAACAGGACCTCCAGGGCTCCTGACTAGGCTCATTCCAGGTGGAGTATCTAAGCTCATGCCCCCCATGGAGGAGATTGTGTGCATGGAGGAGTCATGGACTTGCCCACCATGTCCTCCTTTTCCCAGGCCCACCATGTGCGCTGGTCCCTGCATTCCGACACCTGACATGCCCACAGTCAAGCCCATAGTGGAAGGAGTGGTGGTGTCCGCCTTACGTTTGACACCTTTCTTCTACAGAAATAATTAGGGTTGGaaatcattacatttatattaattaattataatgtatttattaaatcagtaaattcattaaataattaaaagacatGAATTGTGGCTACAACATGTGATGCTGTGGAAGTGGACTGAACTGTGTGTAGGCTCTACTTTATTTTGTCCCAGTGGAAGAAGCTAACATTAGATAGTCAGCTGGTTTTAGGCACACTGATGTTATATCAACAGAGCAGTGATGATTTAAGTGGATGCCTCTACTGACATATGAACAATACAGCTAACTCTCTGTAGCTGTATAAATACAGACATGCCGTAATTTAGTCATTTTGTAATTTCTTAAGAGAGATGTTTGTAGGAATATGGTTAGTTAAAAATGTGCCATTCACGCAATTTCAGGAGATACTGTTTGAGTTCCTAGGATGATGTCAGTGAATCATTATTAATCAAAATTAATTGGTTAGAAGTTTCTACACAAATTATGctgatcattattattagtagcacattgtgttgtgtgtacctTAGTTGTAGGCTGTGTAGGCGGCAGGCCAATGATATTGGCAGGGGGAAGGCTTTTGGTCAGCACAGTCTGAGGAGAGTTGGCCAGCATGGAGTCCCCAGTGTCAGAGGAAGAAGGGGAATAAGCTGACTGTGAAACTGCTGGCACCTGTTGAGCTCTCgatgctgagagagagagagatattcAGATGCAGAatggcaaacaaacacaaatagattATATATGGACACATGTAATTCTGTAATTCTGGAAGCAAACATTCACTATAAATCTAACAGCTTATATGAAACTAAGATTTTGTCACTAACTCACTGTTAGATTTGCGACTTCTTCCCCTGTTGTTCTTGTTtcgaggagctggaggaggaagctCAACTTCCTCCTGTGGCATCTGGGCCACCTTCTGGAGAAAGATCTTCTCTAGGGACTGGGCCATCAGCACAATGTCATCTGTTGGCTAACAAAGATATCAGTAAGTATTTATATAGTATTTTAAGCATCTAAAGTTGACCGTTAATGTTAATTCTTTGGCTCACATGTTTTGCTGATGCATTAGAACAGTACTAGTTTATGCAAGTCAGCACATGTTCTGTTATTACATAGGATAAAAGGAGTGTATCAGATGAACGTTTTCTCATGGGAAATAGAGGAAAGGTTTAAAAGTCATCTCTATCATCTCTACTATGCTAAGAAATTTGTCTGCACCTGAGCCCGGACTACAAGTTTTGTCAGTTCAGTTCAAAACTAAATCTGGTGACTTCATTCAGTAAACACGTCAGCTTTTTACCCCTAAACGTTGCGGTGCTTGTTGGCAAGCATACATACTCAGTACATGCACACTAGTGGGTGAGAAGCAAACCTCCAACTTGTTTTCAAGATAAATACTGCATTTTCTTGTACTGCCCCAATTACGTAAAATTTTATACAACCCTGTTTTCCCTGCTGTGAGTAAGATTCACCTGATATTTAATGTAATGATTAGAATATTAGCttctaattaaaaatgaataagggtgaaattaaacagaaaaacctAATCTATGTTGTACCTTTTAACCTACCTTGTTGTAAATGTAGCAGTTGGTAAACATTGTGTTGAAGTCCTGTATGCACTCACTAGCACTATGGTAAAAATTGTTCTCCAGACGCTTTTTGATGGTCCCCATGTCCATGGGCTGTTTGATAATTTTATGGTAATCctgaaaagacagaatgagatagggaagtttttttgtttatcatttgttaatttttttttgtgtaccGATTTACAAAAAACACTGCAATCTAAAGGATAACATGTGCACATCTTTCCAATGTGGCCAAAAGggcagaaaacagagacacaaaccaaTGAGTTacagaaacataataaaaacataaataaaaccctaaaacaaaaagctgtcCGATTAATATTTCACCCACTGGAAGGTTAAGCCTGTAGGCATCCACAGGCTCATGGAAAGGCCAGGCAAAGTGGTGCCTCCAAAGAGACTTCTTCAGGGTTCTCTGAAGGTACTGAAGCTGGTTGGTCATGCGACCTGGGCGGTTAGGATCCTTAACTGGGGGGTGTGGTGGGGCGGGGGGGCCCTGTGGCATTGTGTGGGGCAGAGAGGGGCTCTCAAAGTCCTCGTATAGCAGGGAGGGTTTGCGAATACGCTTGCTAGAGCTGGTGTGCTGGTCCATCCCTCCACCAGACAACCCAACCAGAGAGCTaatgtgagaaaaacaaaagtagaaataatgagtaaaataagacaatttttttttttttttccgctgAACAATAAAAGAGGAACCAAGTACTACATGAAACAAAATGCAACCTCatataataaaagataaatacgataacagactaaataaaaagaagacaatGATCCTATTTCAGTATAAGACCGAAAAAAGATGTCTGTTGGTGAAGGAAATGGTCCTTTTCAGTGTTGAATAACCTTTGCCAACTTTATTCATGCAACTGCTGAATCACTGATCTGCCATCCACTTGCATGAATGCATGCAAAAAAAGTCTGTTGATGTCAAAAGGTTTCGGCAGCCTCTACTGCATGTGCTTAATTCACATATGAAATGTGGCTCTGTTCTCCCAGCAGCAAACTGTCATCTAGACGAGAAGGATTTTATCAACGAGCTGCTAGTTTTAGCACAGTCATGTAGACAGCCATTGCATGTGTCCTCACGAACtaagaaacaaaataatactTGTAATAATGCAACTTGTAatcttttttgcattttctgtATTGTATGTTTGCACAGTAAAATGCCAATAAATTACCCATGCCTGAAAGTGTAGAGCTGTAAGCTACTATGAAACTATGGttgtttactttttagtttGCAAGAAAATGACTTCTGTGTCATACAGTAAACTGAATATAATTAggtttgacaaaacattttaaaatcgCAGAAAGCAATTTAATTAACAAAATTGTGAAACTATTAAAAAGATGTATCAATAATAACCCAATAACAGTCCTACACGTTTGACTTGATCACAATTAAGTGCCTACACCATGCAAATAGCATGTAGACGTCAAGTCAATTGATTACTAGAAGGTCGTACGAACATGCAGGTTATTTATGTCAAAACATGTAAAATTGTAGGATTTTGCTAAACAAATCCCAATGGCTTTGCAATAATAAAGCAGTGAAGTAAACATGGTAAATATGAAAGACTACAAGTTAAAGCTATATACAGCACGTACATTGCTTTGAGCCTACAGCTAATAATCCAGTAGCTCGTTCAATTTTTCAATTTTATGCTGCGTTATGCAGAACATACAGATGCAAAGCCTAgaaatagaataataattattattatttaagagTCTTTGAATTAGCTGCATCCCTGCAGCTGGTGATCGCGTGGTGCGGACGCCCCGCCCTCACTGTTTGTAAACACTGCTTCACAATGACACAAACGAATTTCCTGTCAAAAAGAGCAAAAACGCGAAGCCTTTATGTGGCACTGCTGCTTTATCAACACATTCAAACATCAATCTATCAGTCAATTCGAGCCATTTTGACAGCAAACAGTCCGGATAATGTGAGCTGGAAGCTAAGCTAGCAGTGTCCTAGCTAGCGGCAGGGGACTGCAACAATACCAGACAAGTGTAACGGTGCACAAGCTGGACGCAGCTACCTTTGTGTTAGCAGAAGCCGTGCGTGGGCACATACTGGGCACTGTAATTATTAACTAACGTCGGTTATCTTATATGATTGTCTCATGAGCTGCGGAATTAGCGTTAGCAGGGTGTCTGAGCAATGAATGACCCGAATGACAGAAAGCCGGCGGGGAGCAGCCGGCTGAACCAGCCGCCGGGGCTGCAGCTGTCATTTGCATTCCCTGTGCTAATTTGTGATGCCGAAAGCTAAAAGAAAGACTTTCACGTAGCGCGTCAATATATTCACCTACAGTTCAGCTGACGTTTAACAAGTCGTGCTAATGTAGTCTGCAGCAAATGCTAGCTAAATCAGAAGCTAGCGCTGTTACTGGGAGGCTAACGGTAACAATAACGTAGCAATATGATTGCATTATTCGTTAGTCCTTCATGTGCACCGATCACAATTCCTCCGTTTGATAAATGTTATCTTATAATACGGGTATTACCTGTCGTGAGCCGGGTTGACGGCCGCTTCCATCGGACTGAGGGCGGAGTGTTGTTACGATCCAATTTTCCACCACTGTTGACGCTGCACTTCCCTGAAACACCACCGAGGAACTCCGCAGTGAAATGGCGCCCAAACGCTTCCGTTTGACCCTATATAAACCCACTACGTGGCAGTGCCACGTACTTCCTGTGACGTGTCGTACGATTCTGCACTCTGGTTGGATGCGGGTGGACGTCTGTCACGCGTAGCACACGCCCACTACGCCGGGGTCTCTGCATGTTGTTCTCTGTCGTGTTTTAATACAAAGGAAGCAGGATTTAATCTGCGTTAAAAGGCTTCAGCGTTCACATTTCGCATGTTCAACATGTCTTATTTTTACGGAAGAATATCCTGTGTCATGCTGCTTATGCAATTCTGCCTGACGttaactgtttctgtttttaattgaCACGCAGACTCTTGACGACGCCTCATAGTCGATGCAGCCTACAACTCCCACAATGCATCTATGCATGTGCACCATGCTTCACATAGAACCCCTATAAAGCAAAACATCTAAACAAGGTGggaaatgtcaataaaatattttattgcagtaACTATGTGGACATCTTtacatattaaaacatttaaatacaatgaACATCCACACAGGGAAAATACTGCATCaattaaatatttgacaaaatatatatataatcatgACATGTAGAAATATTCTAAATGTCACAATATATAATATCAAAAACCTAGCCAATTATCTATATGTGCATTTCAACAGATCTGAGTTTGAGTCCAGCACCCTGCACAGTAGATTGATGGGGGTGGGTGAGTGAATAGCAAGCAAACTGTAAGAAGCAAACTGTAGGAAGCAAACTGTAGGAAGCAAACTGTATGGATCAAACTGTAAAGCATTTTGAATAAAAGTGCTATATAAACATGGTCACAGTGTGAgattttgctttgtgttttattttgtggtagCTGTCTCTTTCATATTTGGAAGTTGGGTCGTGGCAATATTACTTGCTTCTTCGGTTTTAAACTGTATCCCTGGTTAGACTATTATGAATAATGCTACAAACTAATGAGAAGGAGTGTTTTGTACAACTGACTTGGAAATGATTGCTGAATTATTATTCTCtgcaaggtcttaaaccttacactgtaaagtgccttgagataacttctgttgtgaattggcactatataaataaaactgaactgaattgaattgaattgaattcgGGAGACATTTCAGTCTATTTTTGATGACTGGATTTTCCCCAATATTGACTCTATTACAACATATATCAATATCACATTATAAAACAGAATGAACTGTGATGAAGGATTTGTTCATATATCATCAATTCATTACTTAGACCTTAATATTCCCCACATGTGCACAGGGGTAATAAGAGGGCTGCACCCTATTTCAGCTGGTACTGGTCAGGTCACCAGTCTTACAAGACTAACACATAGATTCACCTAACCTGCAAGCTTTTGTACTAACTACCCAAAGGAAATCCATAGAAATAGGCTACTGGGAGAAAATACAAAGTCCACACAGCATGGCCTCGGCTGCCCACTCGGTTCAAATGCAGAACTTTCTTGCTGTTAGGTGCAGCAGCATTTCCTTGGAGCATGTGATGGTTAGACAGACACCTACATTAATTTAGGAGCTGCTGATTGGATGGTACCTATATTTTTATAGTCAGTATTTTATAGTCTGTAAATCTAGAGAAGGGATATCTGTTATGTCACCTACTCCCAAGGTGTACATAGAAGTAATAGACTTAGGGTCAAAGGGTCAAAACCTGTACCTATGGTGTAACATTTATTATCACAATTAAGCTGGATGTTATACAACTGTGGCTTGAGTTTTAACCCTTTAAATCTAGACTTTTAACCAGCAACATCCAGTAATTTAACACAGCAATGTGACCACCGCTCACACGTATCACTGAGCAtcattcttctcctcttcttgaCGGTGAAAGCCCCTATTCTGCTTTTCCACCAGTTCAGCATAAAGGCCGCCTTTCTTCATGAGCTCATCATGACTGCCCTCCTCCTTTACCATCCCATCATTGAGGACAATTATGTGATTGGCTTTCTCTACAACACTCATCTTGTTAGATATCAACAGCACAGAGCAGTTCTTGCTTTTCTTCAACAAAGCTTGATTGATCTGTTAAGCACAATTATGGTTTAGTGTTACATGCAAAAAGAAATTTACAAGATGTGCAAACAATTGAGAAACTCAAGAATCCCCCACCTGGTATTCATTCTCTGTGTCCAAATCACTGGTAGCGTTGTCCAGTATGAGGATTTTAGGATTTCTAATGAAAGCTCTAGCAAGGGCAATGCGCTGCTTCTGTCCTCCAGACACTTGGCCTCCCTTCTCCCCGGCATCTAGCCAACAGAACGATATGAGGTTTTAGTGCACATCTCAGGGAAACACTAAGAAACTCCACAAGTTAAATTTAAGACCTTCTTAACACCAAATAAATTGTGAAGAGTTTGTAAATCAAACCTGTGTCATATCCATTTGACAGTTCCATGATGAAGTCATGGGCATTGGCGAGCTTGGCAGCCTCGTACATCTGGTCATCAGTGGCATTCTCATAGCCGTACTTGATGTTCTCCCGGACAGAGCGAGCAAACAGCACACAATCCTGGCTCACCACAGCAATCTATGCACACATAGGATGAAAACCAAACATCAGTTACTGCCTAACTATCACAGCTGACTTAGGTTTGCTATGAGGGCAGAAGCAGGATCAAGCCagctttaaaatgctttaaagcagtcctcaaacataactgtgttgtgtttaaacctgAGACTCAGGAGGATCAAAGACGACACATTATTGTATCTTATACACAGATTCACCTTGTCATGCAGGTACTGGTCTTTGTAGTGCTGTAGAGGTTTTCCATCCAGTAGAATATCTTCTTTCTTTGTAAAGTAAAACCGCTCCAGCAGCTTGACACATGTGGATTTTCCTGACCTGTTAAGCCCCACAAGGGCGGTGATTTGGCGTGGCTTCACCTCCAGAGTTACACCCTGGTGGACAAAGGGAATATATTTAATTGTTAGAGAGTCAATCCTAacttaaatacaataaatgcacAGGAGATACTGTAAACATACATACCTTAAGAACTTCTGTCCCTTCTTTATAAGAAAAtctaacatttttaaactgaatgTGTCCCTCGAAATGTTCAGGGGCCAGCATGCCCTCTGGAGGCACTTCAGGTTTCCTATCCAAATACTCAAAGATCTTCTTAGAGGCACCGATTGCCTTCTTCACCTCTGGGTAATAACGCATGACAGcctgaaagagaagaggaattAGATATCTATTGATATGACTGTGGGATAGAACAATTTTCTGCTTGATGGCCTGTGGCTCACCTCAACAGCAGAGGCAAACTGTAGCTCATAAAGGACGAATGATACTAGGTCTCCACTGCTAACAGCACCTCTGGTCACAAGAGTCCCTCCGTAGTACAGAATACACACCTTCAGGGCCAACGTGGTCATCTAGAGCAACATTTGTTACAACGCACGATAAAGCTTTTATTCACAACAAAGGACATCATTAAATAATACACTGAATATATTCCGCTCCGCCTATGCTGTAATGTGTTGCATGTAGTTCTATATGTATATCAGTTTTATATGTGGCTGTCAATAATtgcaaaaacactggaaagcAGTaaggtttaaaatgttaaatgccATCTCTACTTGACATGGCAGACACTAATCTACAAGCATTTTTTCCTGTAGCCTCCAGG
This genomic stretch from Anabas testudineus chromosome 16, fAnaTes1.2, whole genome shotgun sequence harbors:
- the brd2b gene encoding bromodomain-containing protein 2b isoform X2, with translation MEAAVNPAHDSSLVGLSGGGMDQHTSSSKRIRKPSLLYEDFESPSLPHTMPQGPPAPPHPPVKDPNRPGRMTNQLQYLQRTLKKSLWRHHFAWPFHEPVDAYRLNLPDYHKIIKQPMDMGTIKKRLENNFYHSASECIQDFNTMFTNCYIYNKPTDDIVLMAQSLEKIFLQKVAQMPQEEVELPPPAPRNKNNRGRSRKSNTSRAQQVPAVSQSAYSPSSSDTGDSMLANSPQTVLTKSLPPANIIGLPPTQPTTKKKGVKRKADTTTPSTMGLTVGMSGVGMQGPAHMVGLGKGGHGGQVHDSSMHTISSMGGMSLDTPPGMSLVRSPGGPVLLQPMTASTGRRVGSGRPIKPPKKDLPDSVQAQPSRKGKLSPQLRYCSGLLKDMLSKKHAAYAWPFYTPVDAAALGLHDYHDIIKCPMDLGTIKRKMDCREYRDAQQFASDVRLMFSNCYKYNPPDHDVVGMARKLQDVFEFRFAKMPDEPHMDHPTMTMTGHPTSSSSSSSSSSSSSSSTSESEPSSESEESESSPSSDSEEERAHRLAELQDQVCTQLRAVHEQLAALSQGPIVKPKKKKEKKDKKEKKKKKKLDKRSRGSRSRAGSEEWKMPGKILKSKSAKAGGSQAKKGQGKKSVKNSKTTKKPFYPPVAPSMLPHYDSEEEEEIVPMTYDEKRQLSLDINKLPGEKLGRVVHIIQSREPSLRDTNPEEIEIDFETLKPSTLKELELYVMTCLRKKPRKPYADQAKKGAIGKSKEELTLEKRRELERRLQDVSGQLNSVKKPTKPKVEKPSAVETHTQPSRLSGSSSSSDSSSSSSSSSSSDTSDSDSG
- the brd2b gene encoding bromodomain-containing protein 2b isoform X1, with amino-acid sequence MEAAVNPAHDSSLVGLSGGGMDQHTSSSKRIRKPSLLYEDFESPSLPHTMPQGPPAPPHPPVKDPNRPGRMTNQLQYLQRTLKKSLWRHHFAWPFHEPVDAYRLNLPDYHKIIKQPMDMGTIKKRLENNFYHSASECIQDFNTMFTNCYIYNKPTDDIVLMAQSLEKIFLQKVAQMPQEEVELPPPAPRNKNNRGRSRKSNTSRAQQVPAVSQSAYSPSSSDTGDSMLANSPQTVLTKSLPPANIIGLPPTQPTTKKKGVKRKADTTTPSTMGLTVGMSGVGMQGPAHMVGLGKGGHGGQVHDSSMHTISSMGGMSLDTPPGMSLVRSPGGPVLLQPMTASTGRRVGSGRPIKPPKKDLPDSVQAQPSRKGKLSPQLRYCSGLLKDMLSKKHAAYAWPFYTPVDAAALGLHDYHDIIKCPMDLGTIKRKMDCREYRDAQQFASDVRLMFSNCYKYNPPDHDVVGMARKLQDVFEFRFAKMPDEPHMDHPTMTMTGHPTSSSSSSSSSSSSSSSTSESEPSSESEESESSPSSDSEEERAHRLAELQDQVCTQLRAVHEQLAALSQGPIVKPKKKKEKKDKKEKKKKKKLDKRSRGSRSRAGSEEWKMPGKILKSKSAKAGGSQAKKGQGKKSVKNSKTTKKPFYPPVAPSMLPHYDSEEEEEIVPMTYDEKRQLSLDINKLPGEKLGRVVHIIQSREPSLRDTNPEEIEIDFETLKPSTLKELELYVMTCLRKKPRKPYADQAAKKGAIGKSKEELTLEKRRELERRLQDVSGQLNSVKKPTKPKVEKPSAVETHTQPSRLSGSSSSSDSSSSSSSSSSSDTSDSDSG